In Carassius auratus strain Wakin chromosome 36, ASM336829v1, whole genome shotgun sequence, the following are encoded in one genomic region:
- the LOC113055112 gene encoding dolichyl-diphosphooligosaccharide--protein glycosyltransferase subunit 1-like, whose translation MWSGGAVGFVLVSCVFCASVCADGLVNEDVKRTLDLSSHLAKITAEIQLANHGTARVSTLTLALEAELAPHLAFIGASVKGEEDEDESLELKETTLHGQSGKFFEAQLPSSLAPGAKLRVKVETVFSHVLKPFPSHITQAEQQLVVFQGNHYLYSPYPTRSQTTRVRLASKTVESYTKLGNPTKSEDSIEYGPFKDVPPFSQDEMKIHYENNTPFLTISSITRTIEVSHWGNIAVEETIDLRHTGAHLKGPFSRYDYQRQSDSGISSVKSFKTILPASAQDVYYRDEIGNISTSHLQVLDDSVEVEIRPRFPLFGGWKTHYIIGYNLPSYEYLYNLGDQYALKMRLVDHIYDDQVIDQLTVKLILPEGARNIQVDTPYPISRSQDELHYTYLDTFGRPVLVATKNNLVEQHIQDVVVHYNFNKILMLQEPLLVVGVFYILFFTVIIYVRLDFSITKDPAAEVRMKVASITEQVLTLVNKRLGLYRHMDEVVNRYKQSRDTGALNSGRKTLEAEHRTLTSDISALQARLKAEGSDLAEKVGEIQKLDGQLKDLVSRSSQEAERLVAGKVKKDAYIDSDKALSGKRQEFVSRIDSLLDAL comes from the exons ATGTGGAGCGGCGGTGCGGTGGGTTTCGTGCTGGTGTCGTGTGTTTTCTGCGCGTCGGTGTGCGCGGACGGGCTGGTGAACGAGGACGTGAAGCGCACGCTGGACCTGAGCTCGCACCTCGCGAAGATCACGGCGGAGATCCAGCTCGCAAACCACGGAACCGCGCGCGTCAGCACCTTGACGCTCGCGCTGGAGGCCGAGCTCGCGCCGCACCTCGCTTTCATCGGTGCATCT GTAAAGGGGGAGGAAGATGAGGACGAAAGCCTGGAGCTGAAAGAGACAACTCTCCACGGCCAAAG CGGTAAATTCTTCGAGGCACAGTTACCGTCGTCTCTCGCTCCGGGTGCTAAGCTGCGGGTGAAGGTTGAGACCGTGTTCAGTCACGTGCTGAAGCCCTTCCCCTCTCACATCACGCAGGCCGAGCAACAGCTGGTGGTCTTCCAGGGGAACCACTACCTGTACTCCCCGTACCCCACCCGCTCCCAGACCACCCGCGTCCGCCTGGCCTCCAAAACCGTGGAGAGCTACACCAAGCTGGGCAACCCCACCAAGAGCGAAGATTCGATCGAATATGGACCGTTCAAAGACGTTCCTCCCTTCAGCCAG GATGAGATGAAGATCCACTATGAGAACAACACGCCGTTCCTCACCATCAGCAGCATCACGCGCACCATCGAGGTCTCGCACTGGGGCAACATCGCTGTGGAGGAAACCATCGACCTGAGACACACCGGTGCTCACCTGAAGGGGCCTTTCTCCCGCTACGACTACCAGAGACAGTCTGACAGCGGCATCTCATCAGTCAAATCTTTCAAG ACCATCCTCCCGGCCTCTGCTCAGGATGTGTATTACCGCGATGAGATCGGGAACATCTCCACCTCTCACCTCCAAGTTCTAGACGATTCCGTAGAGGTTGAAATCCGTCCCCGTTTCCCGCTGTTCGGCGGCTGGAAAACGCATTACATCATTGGTTATAATCTTCCCAGCTATGAATATCTCTACAATCTCG GGGATCAGTATGCCCTGAAAATGCGTCTGGTGGATCATATCTATGATGACCAGGTTATTGACCAGCTGACTGTGAAACTGATCCTTCCTGAAGGAGCCAG AAATATCCAGGTGGACACTCCCTACCCCATCAGCCGCAGTCAGGACGAGCTGCATTACACGTACCTGGACACCTTCGGCAGGCCTGTGCTGGTGGCCACCAAGAACAATCTGGTGGAGCAGCACATTCAGGATGTAGTG GTTCACTACAACTTCAACAAGATCCTGATGCTGCAGGAGCCTTTGTTAGTGGTGGGAGTGTTCTACATCCTCTTTTTCACCGTCATCATCTACGTGCGCCTCGACTTCTCCATCACAAAG GATCCAGCAGCAGAGGTGCGCATGAAGGTGGCCTCCATCACCGAGCAGGTCCTGACTCTGGTGAACAAGCGTCTCGGTCTGTACCGCCACATGGACGAGGTTGTGAACCGCTACAAGCAGTCCCGCGATACCGGAGCACTGAACAGCGGCCGCAAGACCCTGGAGGCGGAGCACCGCACCCTCACCAGTGACATCAGTGCATTACAAGCCCGTCTCAAAGCAGAGGGCTCCGATCTGGCCGAAAAA GTTGGAGAGATCCAGAAGCTGGACGGCCAGCTGAAGGACCTGGTGAGCAGATCCTCTCAGGAGGccgagcgcctggtggccgggaAGGTGAAGAAGGACGCCTACATCGACTCGGATAAAGCCCTGTCGGGCAAGAGGCAAGAGTTTGTCAGCCGCATCGACAGCCTTCTGGATGCCTTGTAA